Proteins from a single region of Haloterrigena alkaliphila:
- a CDS encoding YbaK/EbsC family protein: MSGANREAYGFDPAVEEFPEGTKTAADAADAVGCDVAQIASSLVFDVDGSLAVSVTSGANRVDEGALGRAFEAPADAVSMADAGRITDELGWSIGGVPPFCHDRPVPVIVDETLLEFGTVWAAAGTPEAVFPIDPDELRRYADGEPAAVAE; the protein is encoded by the coding sequence GTGAGCGGAGCGAACCGTGAGGCGTACGGATTCGATCCCGCCGTCGAGGAGTTCCCGGAGGGAACGAAGACGGCGGCGGACGCGGCCGACGCGGTCGGCTGCGACGTCGCACAGATCGCCAGTTCGCTCGTCTTCGACGTCGACGGCTCGCTCGCCGTCTCGGTAACCAGCGGCGCCAATCGGGTCGACGAGGGCGCGCTCGGACGGGCCTTCGAGGCGCCGGCCGACGCCGTGTCGATGGCCGACGCGGGCCGGATCACGGACGAACTCGGCTGGTCGATCGGTGGCGTCCCACCGTTCTGTCACGACCGGCCCGTCCCGGTCATCGTCGACGAGACGCTCCTCGAGTTCGGGACCGTCTGGGCGGCCGCGGGAACCCCGGAAGCGGTCTTCCCGATCGACCCGGACGAACTGCGACGGTACGCCGACGGTGAGCCGGCGGCCGTCGCCGAGTGA
- a CDS encoding YhjD/YihY/BrkB family envelope integrity protein, protein MSSDLRDGLSFGKAVVAGIKEKNVPFMAASIAYQAFISLLPLLVLVFFLVTFVGDEAFAEQVSTTTEGFLPDSGQLLVENAITDSPASAGSTIVGLVVLLWGSLKIFRGLDTAFSEIYGTSDENSFLDQIHDALIVFGVIGAALIFAAAATAIVAFLPDIPFLGVAQSILLFVVLAIAFFPMYYYFPDVDSSKRQVIPGVVVAAVGWTLLQTLFRVYVSFASSSESAGPLGAILLLLTWLYFGGMILLFGAVVNAIGTGYLEPGADEAADDESALADDSIAATDRDQFVDDAAREHERLADRAETLERERDQLRNDLTAQRERRYRLEDRVDDLEATATSLEATVDELEAENERLRRELDERRAHDPAWRRAIRTGLRHVETLNVGTVERRK, encoded by the coding sequence ATGTCTAGCGACCTTCGCGACGGCCTCTCTTTTGGAAAGGCGGTCGTCGCCGGTATCAAGGAGAAGAACGTGCCGTTCATGGCGGCGAGCATCGCCTACCAGGCGTTCATCTCGCTGTTGCCGTTGCTCGTCCTCGTATTCTTCCTCGTCACGTTCGTGGGTGACGAGGCGTTCGCCGAACAGGTCTCGACCACGACGGAAGGGTTCCTCCCCGATAGCGGCCAGCTACTGGTCGAGAACGCGATCACGGACTCGCCGGCGTCGGCCGGATCGACGATCGTCGGACTCGTCGTGCTCCTGTGGGGGTCGCTGAAGATCTTCCGGGGACTGGACACGGCGTTTTCGGAGATCTACGGCACGTCCGACGAGAACTCGTTTCTCGACCAGATTCACGACGCGCTGATCGTCTTCGGCGTCATCGGCGCCGCCCTGATCTTCGCAGCCGCCGCGACCGCGATCGTCGCGTTCCTGCCCGACATTCCGTTCCTCGGCGTCGCGCAATCGATCCTGCTGTTCGTCGTCCTCGCGATCGCGTTCTTCCCGATGTACTACTACTTCCCCGACGTCGACTCCTCGAAGCGACAGGTGATCCCCGGCGTCGTCGTCGCGGCCGTCGGCTGGACGCTGCTCCAGACGCTGTTCCGGGTGTACGTCTCCTTCGCCTCGAGTTCGGAGTCGGCGGGTCCCCTCGGAGCCATCCTTCTCCTGTTGACGTGGCTCTACTTCGGCGGGATGATCCTGCTGTTCGGCGCCGTCGTCAACGCGATCGGGACGGGCTACCTCGAGCCCGGTGCGGACGAGGCGGCGGACGACGAAAGCGCCCTCGCAGACGATTCCATCGCGGCGACGGACCGCGACCAGTTCGTCGACGACGCGGCACGCGAGCACGAGCGCCTCGCCGACCGCGCCGAGACCCTCGAGCGGGAACGCGACCAGTTGCGAAACGACCTGACGGCGCAGCGCGAGCGCCGCTACCGACTCGAGGATCGGGTCGACGATCTCGAGGCGACCGCGACGAGCCTCGAGGCGACCGTCGACGAACTCGAGGCGGAGAACGAACGCCTGCGACGCGAACTCGACGAGCGGCGAGCGCACGATCCGGCGTGGCGACGCGCGATCCGAACGGGGCTGCGTCACGTCGAGACCCTGAACGTCGGCACCGTCGAGCGCCGGAAGTAG
- a CDS encoding carbohydrate kinase family protein: MASSVLVAGETLIDFIPDRPGPLEDVAGFDRRPGGAPANVAVGLARLEEPPLFWTRVGADPFGRYLETVLEDAGIPDRFVERDPVAKTTLAFVTHDEAGDREFTFYREDTADTRLEQGRIDDETLADCEWVHVGGVTLASEPARTATLDLLERAAEADCTTSFDPNFRPELWSDDGAFEHVGREALAHVDVCKATVAELRRLGFGVEAAADTESTPAAVARAVLETGTDAGGPHTVFVTRGSDGAVAATSARGPWTAGDSRDEGPRVASQPGFDVDVVDTTGAGDAFVAGLIAGMRDGRSLQATLGFANAVAASATTGAGAMATLPTRDMVESILEDAS; this comes from the coding sequence ATGGCGTCCTCCGTCCTCGTCGCCGGCGAAACGCTGATCGACTTCATCCCCGACCGCCCCGGCCCGCTCGAGGACGTCGCCGGCTTCGACCGCCGACCCGGCGGCGCGCCGGCGAACGTCGCCGTCGGCCTCGCCCGCCTCGAGGAGCCGCCGCTGTTCTGGACCCGCGTCGGCGCCGATCCGTTCGGCCGGTACCTCGAGACCGTCCTCGAGGACGCGGGCATCCCGGATCGGTTCGTCGAGCGCGACCCCGTCGCGAAGACGACGCTCGCGTTCGTCACCCACGACGAGGCGGGCGACCGCGAATTCACCTTCTACCGCGAGGACACCGCCGATACCCGCCTCGAGCAGGGCCGGATCGACGACGAGACCCTCGCCGACTGCGAGTGGGTCCACGTCGGGGGCGTCACCCTCGCCAGCGAGCCGGCGCGGACGGCGACGCTCGACCTGCTCGAGCGGGCCGCCGAGGCGGACTGTACGACCTCGTTCGATCCGAACTTCCGACCCGAACTGTGGTCCGACGACGGGGCGTTCGAGCACGTCGGTCGGGAGGCGCTGGCGCACGTCGACGTCTGCAAGGCGACCGTCGCGGAGCTTCGACGGCTCGGATTCGGGGTCGAGGCGGCCGCCGACACCGAATCGACGCCGGCGGCGGTCGCTCGAGCGGTTCTCGAGACCGGCACCGACGCCGGCGGTCCGCACACGGTCTTCGTGACGCGCGGGAGCGATGGGGCCGTCGCGGCCACGTCGGCGCGTGGACCGTGGACCGCGGGCGATTCGCGCGACGAGGGGCCGCGCGTCGCGAGCCAGCCGGGGTTCGACGTCGACGTCGTCGACACGACCGGCGCCGGCGACGCGTTCGTGGCTGGTCTGATCGCAGGGATGCGGGACGGTCGGTCGCTGCAGGCGACGCTCGGGTTCGCGAACGCGGTCGCCGCGTCGGCGACGACCGGCGCGGGAGCGATGGCGACGTTGCCGACTCGAGACATGGTCGAATCGATCCTCGAGGACGCGTCGTGA
- a CDS encoding aldehyde dehydrogenase family protein: protein MATSTAQRRERLYVDGEWLETDSVLSVSDLADGGAFAQISAADPAAVQAALEAAHEIKPRMRETTVVERAAWCEAIAEGLRQREEELAEVIVREAGKPISSARGEVGQAAERFDRAAEEARNIVSKGEFREGSTAGHEGWQAIVKHEPIGAVLCITPYNYPLATTALQVAPALAAGNSVLLKPASKTPISAAILSEVIADVDGIPDGAFNFVPGEASEIGDLLAGDDRINAIAMTGSSGAGKHVARESGMVNLHMELGGNAPAIVFEDADLADVAGNCAKGSFKYAGQRCSAISRVLAHESVHDDLVDLIDGQMDAWTAGDLFEEDTAFGPLISVEQADWVETLVEDALEKGADLVRGGERRAPEGIPSELGDQFFEPTLLANVPHDARIVDEEQFGPVAVVTTFSDEEEAIEIANSSDLALDAAVFTNDHKRAMNVANRVDAGAVRINGAPSHGLGDIPFGGNKDSGIGREGLDASIHSMMREKSIIL from the coding sequence ATGGCAACTAGCACCGCACAGCGGAGAGAGCGGCTGTACGTCGACGGCGAGTGGCTCGAGACCGATTCCGTCCTCTCGGTCTCGGACCTCGCCGACGGCGGCGCCTTCGCACAGATCAGCGCCGCGGATCCGGCCGCCGTCCAGGCCGCGCTCGAGGCCGCCCACGAGATCAAGCCGCGGATGCGCGAGACGACGGTCGTCGAGCGCGCCGCGTGGTGTGAGGCGATCGCCGAGGGGCTTCGCCAGCGCGAGGAGGAACTCGCCGAGGTCATCGTCCGCGAGGCGGGCAAGCCGATCTCCTCGGCCCGCGGCGAGGTGGGCCAGGCGGCCGAGCGGTTCGACCGCGCCGCGGAGGAGGCCCGCAACATCGTCAGCAAGGGCGAGTTCCGCGAGGGCTCGACGGCCGGCCACGAAGGCTGGCAGGCGATCGTCAAGCACGAGCCGATCGGCGCGGTGCTGTGTATCACGCCCTACAATTATCCCCTGGCCACGACGGCATTACAGGTTGCCCCTGCACTCGCCGCGGGGAACAGCGTACTGCTCAAACCCGCGAGCAAGACGCCCATCTCGGCGGCGATCCTGTCCGAGGTCATCGCCGACGTCGACGGGATTCCGGACGGCGCGTTCAACTTCGTCCCGGGGGAGGCCAGCGAAATCGGCGACCTCCTCGCGGGCGACGACCGTATCAACGCCATCGCCATGACCGGTTCCTCGGGCGCGGGCAAACACGTCGCCCGCGAGAGCGGCATGGTCAACCTGCACATGGAACTGGGCGGCAACGCTCCGGCGATCGTCTTCGAGGACGCCGACCTCGCCGACGTCGCGGGCAACTGCGCCAAGGGCTCGTTCAAGTACGCCGGTCAGCGCTGTTCGGCCATCTCCCGCGTACTCGCCCACGAGTCGGTCCACGACGACCTCGTGGACCTGATCGACGGCCAGATGGACGCCTGGACGGCCGGCGACCTCTTCGAGGAGGACACCGCCTTCGGCCCGCTCATCAGCGTCGAGCAGGCCGACTGGGTCGAGACGCTCGTCGAGGACGCCCTCGAGAAGGGCGCCGATCTCGTCCGCGGCGGGGAGCGCCGCGCGCCCGAAGGTATCCCCTCCGAACTCGGCGACCAGTTCTTCGAACCGACGCTGCTGGCGAACGTCCCCCACGACGCCCGGATCGTCGACGAGGAGCAGTTCGGCCCCGTCGCCGTCGTCACCACGTTCAGCGACGAGGAGGAGGCCATCGAGATCGCCAACAGCTCCGATCTGGCGCTCGACGCCGCCGTCTTCACCAACGATCACAAACGAGCGATGAACGTCGCCAACCGCGTCGACGCCGGCGCCGTCCGGATCAACGGCGCTCCCAGCCACGGGCTGGGCGACATCCCCTTCGGCGGCAACAAGGATTCGGGCATCGGCCGCGAGGGCCTCGACGCCTCGATCCACTCGATGATGCGCGAGAAGAGCATCATCCTGTAG
- the dpsA gene encoding DNA starvation/stationary phase protection protein DpsA, whose amino-acid sequence MSTQKTVRQSADSVEENELRLEQEKAEQIVDALNSELANSYVLYHQLKKHHWVVEGAEFLPLHEFLEEAYENVEEGADVIAERAQALGGVPVSGPTNLEERATVEFEGEDVYDVRTMFENDLEMYGDIIESMRGSIELAENLGDPATSEILREILVHLEEDGHHFEHYLEDDTLVLEEATK is encoded by the coding sequence ATGAGCACCCAAAAGACCGTCCGTCAATCGGCAGACAGCGTCGAGGAGAACGAGCTTCGCCTCGAGCAGGAGAAGGCCGAGCAGATCGTCGACGCGCTGAACTCCGAACTCGCGAACTCGTACGTCCTCTACCACCAGCTCAAGAAACACCACTGGGTCGTCGAGGGCGCCGAGTTCCTGCCCCTCCACGAGTTCCTCGAGGAAGCCTACGAAAACGTCGAGGAGGGCGCCGACGTCATCGCCGAGCGCGCCCAGGCGCTGGGCGGCGTCCCCGTCTCCGGACCGACCAACCTCGAGGAGCGCGCGACCGTCGAGTTCGAGGGCGAGGACGTCTACGACGTCCGCACGATGTTCGAGAACGACCTCGAGATGTACGGCGACATCATCGAGTCGATGCGCGGCAGCATCGAACTCGCCGAGAACCTCGGCGATCCCGCCACGAGCGAGATCCTCCGCGAGATCCTCGTCCACCTCGAGGAAGACGGCCACCACTTCGAACACTACCTCGAGGACGACACGCTGGTCCTCGAAGAAGCCACGAAGTAA
- a CDS encoding universal stress protein, whose protein sequence is MERHVLVAMDRTDASDAALEYAFEEYPAARVSVVHVTVPAGPLARFGGRDPCEYVVPELTADRNAEPLPTPDRFTRAQCRRAEGALARAHELAERYDREIEPVVRSGRAATEIAAYADERAVDRIVIADHPATTFRPIFRSVPDAVANTTATPVTSL, encoded by the coding sequence ATGGAGCGACACGTACTGGTGGCGATGGATCGGACCGACGCGTCGGACGCGGCCCTCGAGTACGCGTTCGAGGAGTATCCCGCGGCGCGGGTCTCCGTCGTGCACGTCACCGTCCCGGCCGGCCCGCTCGCCCGGTTCGGCGGGCGGGATCCGTGCGAGTACGTGGTTCCCGAACTGACCGCCGACCGGAACGCGGAGCCGCTACCGACGCCGGACCGCTTCACGCGAGCCCAGTGTCGACGGGCCGAGGGCGCACTCGCTCGCGCCCACGAACTCGCCGAGCGCTACGACAGGGAGATCGAACCGGTCGTCCGCTCCGGCCGCGCGGCGACGGAGATCGCCGCCTACGCGGACGAACGCGCGGTCGACCGGATCGTCATCGCGGACCACCCGGCCACGACGTTCCGACCGATTTTCCGGTCGGTCCCCGATGCAGTCGCGAACACCACGGCCACACCGGTCACGTCCCTGTAA
- the purM gene encoding phosphoribosylformylglycinamidine cyclo-ligase, which translates to MTDRADPADDADEERLTYAETGVDIEASEDATAALLEAFGSDLRTEYAGLLDIGDRYLALATDGVGTKLLVAEAIEDYSTIGIDCIAMNVNDLVAAGVEPVAFVDYLAIDEPDETLTNEIGEGLAVGLEKADLTMLGGETAVMPEVVKGFDLAGTCAGLAGKDEVLEGEAEVGDALVGFPSNGIHSNGLTLAREAVTREHDYTDAFPPNPERTIGEELLRPTRIYTDLLEPMREHGVRAAAHVTGGGWTNLLRMGEFEYVVDDPFPVQSVFEFVQAEGNVTDEEMHRAFNMGTGFVVALPADRADDLVAETDGRVIGRVEDGNSVEIRGLSLS; encoded by the coding sequence ATGACCGACCGTGCGGATCCGGCGGACGACGCGGACGAGGAACGGCTCACCTACGCCGAGACGGGCGTCGACATCGAGGCCAGCGAGGACGCGACCGCGGCCCTGCTCGAGGCGTTCGGCAGCGATCTGCGGACCGAGTACGCGGGCCTGCTCGACATCGGCGACCGCTACCTCGCGCTGGCGACCGACGGCGTCGGGACCAAACTGCTCGTGGCCGAAGCGATCGAGGACTACTCGACGATCGGCATCGACTGCATCGCGATGAACGTCAACGATCTCGTCGCAGCGGGCGTCGAACCCGTCGCCTTCGTCGACTACCTCGCGATCGACGAACCCGACGAGACCCTCACGAACGAGATCGGCGAGGGGCTCGCGGTGGGCCTCGAGAAGGCCGACCTGACGATGCTCGGGGGCGAGACGGCCGTCATGCCCGAGGTCGTGAAGGGGTTCGATCTGGCGGGGACCTGCGCCGGCCTCGCAGGCAAGGACGAGGTGCTCGAGGGCGAGGCCGAAGTCGGCGACGCCCTCGTGGGCTTCCCCTCGAACGGGATCCACTCGAACGGGCTGACGCTGGCCCGCGAGGCCGTCACGCGGGAGCACGACTACACCGACGCGTTCCCGCCGAACCCCGAGCGGACGATCGGGGAGGAACTGCTTCGACCGACCCGGATCTACACGGACCTGCTCGAGCCGATGCGCGAGCACGGCGTGCGCGCGGCGGCCCACGTGACTGGCGGCGGGTGGACGAACCTGCTCCGAATGGGCGAGTTCGAGTACGTCGTCGACGATCCCTTCCCCGTGCAGTCGGTCTTCGAGTTCGTCCAGGCGGAAGGAAACGTGACCGACGAGGAGATGCATCGGGCGTTCAACATGGGCACCGGATTCGTCGTCGCGCTGCCCGCGGACCGGGCCGACGACCTCGTCGCCGAGACCGACGGACGGGTCATCGGCCGCGTCGAGGACGGGAATTCGGTCGAAATTCGCGGACTCTCGCTGTCCTGA
- a CDS encoding metalloprotease has protein sequence MSVETNRRSETELTFSDRELIDLALAWVTLSVAFALLFAPIHRGGIDVGYFLAMVALSFVTVGVAFLLHELAHKVVAIEHGQIAEFRADYQMLFLALMGALVGFLFAAPGAVYHRGQISQRENAMVALAGPITNHLLALMFLPLMIFPGIVGTVGQMGVWINLFLAAFNMIPFGPLDGKSVYDWHKGVFLAVFVPTALVAGYVIVFVGPF, from the coding sequence ATGAGCGTCGAAACGAATCGCCGGTCGGAGACGGAACTGACCTTCAGCGACAGGGAACTGATCGATCTCGCGCTGGCGTGGGTGACCCTGTCGGTCGCGTTCGCCTTGCTGTTCGCCCCGATCCATCGGGGCGGGATCGACGTCGGCTACTTTCTGGCGATGGTCGCGCTGAGTTTCGTCACCGTCGGCGTCGCGTTCCTCCTGCACGAACTCGCCCACAAGGTCGTCGCGATCGAGCACGGACAGATCGCCGAGTTCCGCGCGGACTACCAGATGCTGTTCCTGGCGCTGATGGGCGCGCTCGTCGGCTTCCTCTTCGCCGCGCCGGGAGCCGTCTACCACCGGGGCCAAATCTCCCAGCGGGAGAACGCGATGGTCGCCCTCGCGGGGCCGATCACCAACCACCTGCTGGCGCTCATGTTCCTGCCGCTGATGATCTTCCCCGGCATCGTCGGGACCGTCGGCCAGATGGGCGTCTGGATCAACCTCTTCCTGGCCGCGTTCAACATGATCCCCTTCGGCCCGCTCGACGGGAAGTCGGTCTACGACTGGCACAAGGGCGTGTTCCTCGCCGTCTTCGTGCCGACCGCTCTCGTCGCGGGCTACGTGATCGTGTTCGTCGGTCCGTTCTGA
- a CDS encoding TraB/GumN family protein produces the protein MSDAGDADVPEPPTPPAEGRGSVHVLGTAHVSKASVDEVHETIDRENPDVVAVELDENRYRQMQGGAPDDIEAKDLLSGNTVFQFLAYWMLSYVQSRLGERFDIEPGADMRAAIEAAERNGSGVALVDRDIQITIQRFWRGLSFTEKLKMVGGLALGVTDPRTIGLTFGAVGGILLGLVFAAFLAPLFGLGELLMLGLSGTAAVPYVGAVAVGALGGALLGLLVLPSIESASKSTGGFLSGLSLRILAGVGLGIAACLALVATETFVGPFSAATFAGAGTYAIRGTVGVLAGLGVGVAVGAVVGLFLDANSGDVEEIDEVDLEEMTDGDVVGAMMEEFRQFSPRGANALIDERDAYIAEHLHELREQGYDVLAVVGAGHKAGIERHLANPSEIPPRESLTGVASGRRFSPLKIVGYLLMFGFVAFFFLLVMAGVQNAFLLQLFAAWFLFNGIFAFTLARLAGARWTSAGVGGAVAWLTSINPLLAPGWFAGYVELKHRPVNVRDIQTLNEIIGDTERPIDEALTEMFDVPLFRLIMIVALTNVGSMIASFLFPVVVLPWLAPEIGGVGALIGELFNGARNTLELLRGLLT, from the coding sequence ATGAGCGATGCAGGCGACGCCGACGTGCCGGAACCGCCGACCCCACCGGCGGAGGGTCGGGGATCCGTGCACGTCCTCGGGACGGCCCACGTCTCGAAAGCGAGCGTCGACGAAGTTCACGAAACGATCGATCGCGAGAACCCGGACGTCGTCGCCGTCGAACTCGACGAGAACCGCTACCGGCAGATGCAGGGCGGCGCGCCGGACGACATCGAGGCGAAGGATCTCCTCTCGGGGAACACCGTCTTCCAGTTTCTGGCCTACTGGATGCTCTCCTACGTCCAGTCTCGTCTCGGCGAGCGATTCGATATCGAGCCCGGTGCGGACATGCGCGCGGCCATCGAGGCCGCCGAACGCAACGGCAGCGGCGTCGCGCTCGTCGACCGCGACATCCAGATCACGATCCAGCGGTTCTGGCGCGGGCTGTCGTTCACCGAGAAGCTGAAGATGGTCGGCGGCCTCGCGCTCGGCGTCACCGATCCGCGCACGATCGGCCTCACCTTCGGCGCGGTCGGCGGCATCTTACTCGGGCTCGTCTTCGCCGCGTTCCTCGCCCCGCTGTTCGGACTCGGCGAGCTACTGATGCTCGGTCTCTCCGGCACTGCGGCGGTACCGTACGTCGGCGCCGTCGCCGTCGGCGCCCTCGGCGGTGCGCTCCTCGGCCTGCTCGTGCTCCCGTCGATCGAGTCGGCCAGCAAGTCGACCGGGGGCTTCCTCAGTGGCCTCTCGTTGCGAATCCTCGCCGGGGTCGGCCTCGGAATCGCGGCCTGTCTCGCGCTCGTCGCGACCGAAACCTTCGTCGGCCCGTTCTCCGCGGCGACGTTCGCGGGCGCCGGAACCTACGCGATCCGCGGGACCGTCGGCGTGCTCGCCGGCCTCGGCGTCGGCGTCGCCGTCGGCGCCGTCGTCGGACTCTTCCTCGACGCGAACAGCGGCGATGTCGAGGAGATCGACGAGGTCGACCTCGAGGAGATGACCGACGGCGACGTCGTCGGCGCGATGATGGAGGAGTTCCGCCAGTTCAGCCCCCGCGGCGCGAACGCGCTGATCGACGAACGCGACGCCTACATCGCCGAGCACCTCCACGAACTCCGCGAGCAGGGGTACGACGTCCTCGCGGTCGTCGGCGCCGGTCACAAGGCGGGTATCGAACGCCACCTGGCCAACCCGTCGGAGATCCCCCCGCGCGAGTCGCTGACCGGGGTCGCCTCGGGCCGTCGGTTCTCGCCGCTGAAGATCGTCGGCTACCTGCTCATGTTCGGGTTCGTCGCGTTCTTCTTCCTGCTGGTCATGGCGGGCGTCCAGAACGCGTTCCTGCTCCAGTTGTTCGCGGCCTGGTTCCTGTTCAACGGGATCTTCGCGTTCACGCTTGCCCGACTCGCGGGCGCCCGCTGGACCAGCGCCGGCGTCGGCGGCGCCGTCGCCTGGCTGACCAGCATCAATCCGCTGCTGGCGCCCGGCTGGTTCGCCGGCTACGTCGAACTCAAACACCGGCCGGTCAACGTGCGGGACATCCAGACGCTCAACGAGATCATCGGCGACACCGAGCGGCCGATCGACGAGGCGCTGACCGAGATGTTCGACGTGCCGCTGTTCCGGCTCATCATGATCGTCGCGCTGACCAACGTGGGGAGCATGATCGCCTCGTTCCTGTTCCCGGTCGTCGTGTTGCCGTGGCTGGCACCCGAGATCGGCGGCGTCGGCGCCCTCATCGGCGAACTCTTCAACGGGGCCCGGAACACGCTCGAGCTCCTCCGGGGGCTGCTGACATGA
- a CDS encoding acyl-CoA thioesterase, with protein MTDLLETLVENREMVQPNHANMLETAHGGNVMKWMDEVGAMSAMLFSGETCVTARVNQMNFERAIHVGDTAFITAYVYDAGTSSVKVRLVTEREDLRTREREQTTESYFVYVAIDEHNEPTTVPELTVNSEEGECLRRAALEGDDDH; from the coding sequence ATGACCGATCTGCTGGAGACGCTGGTCGAGAACCGCGAGATGGTGCAACCCAACCACGCGAACATGCTCGAGACGGCCCACGGCGGGAACGTGATGAAGTGGATGGACGAAGTTGGGGCGATGTCGGCGATGTTGTTCTCCGGTGAAACCTGCGTCACCGCACGCGTCAATCAGATGAACTTCGAGCGGGCGATTCACGTGGGCGATACGGCGTTTATCACCGCTTACGTCTACGACGCCGGCACCTCGAGCGTGAAGGTCCGGCTGGTCACCGAGCGCGAGGACCTGCGGACGCGGGAACGCGAGCAGACGACCGAGTCCTACTTCGTCTACGTGGCGATCGACGAGCACAACGAGCCGACGACGGTCCCCGAGCTAACGGTGAACAGCGAGGAGGGCGAGTGTCTTCGTCGGGCCGCGCTCGAGGGCGACGACGATCACTGA
- a CDS encoding S66 family peptidase, producing MVEFVTPPPLEPGDRIAVVAPASNRATDYPHVYELGLERLRETFDLEPVEYPTASKDDEYLADHPEERARDVMDAFADPDVRGVITTIGGDDQIRILEHLDPEVLRANPTRFYGYSDNTQLALSLWNLGIVSYYGPSVIVELGMDGHLFDHTVEYTRRAFFDESFGRLEPADEFTDEPGDWADPDSLETPRGTEPNPGWTWFGGESEATASNDTSGEQPRGHEAVSGRVWGGCLESIEQRLLADRELPDADALEGAILAIETSEEVPPHTWVARVLAALGERGLLERFDGVLVGRPAARSHLEDRPPAEREAYRADQREAIRTVLERFNPDAPVVFDLDFGHTWPTTPIPIGGRVEIDPGTETIRFE from the coding sequence ATGGTCGAGTTCGTCACGCCGCCACCGCTCGAGCCCGGCGATCGGATCGCCGTCGTCGCGCCCGCTTCGAACCGCGCGACCGACTACCCGCACGTCTACGAGCTCGGACTCGAGCGCCTCCGCGAGACCTTCGACCTCGAACCGGTCGAGTATCCGACGGCGTCGAAAGACGACGAGTACCTCGCCGATCACCCCGAGGAACGCGCCCGGGACGTGATGGACGCCTTCGCCGACCCCGACGTTCGGGGCGTGATCACCACCATCGGCGGCGACGATCAGATCCGGATCCTCGAGCACCTCGATCCCGAGGTGCTCCGGGCGAACCCGACCCGGTTCTACGGCTACAGCGACAACACGCAACTCGCGCTCTCGCTGTGGAACCTCGGCATCGTCTCCTACTACGGGCCGAGCGTCATCGTCGAACTCGGGATGGACGGCCACCTGTTCGACCACACGGTCGAGTACACCCGACGCGCGTTCTTCGACGAGTCGTTCGGCCGCCTCGAGCCGGCCGACGAGTTCACCGACGAACCCGGCGACTGGGCCGATCCGGACTCGCTCGAGACGCCCCGCGGGACCGAACCGAACCCGGGCTGGACGTGGTTCGGCGGCGAAAGCGAGGCGACAGCCTCGAACGACACGAGCGGCGAGCAGCCGCGAGGTCACGAGGCCGTTTCGGGCCGCGTCTGGGGCGGCTGTCTCGAGAGCATCGAGCAGCGCCTGCTCGCCGACCGGGAGCTGCCCGACGCCGACGCCCTCGAGGGGGCGATCCTCGCCATCGAGACGTCCGAGGAGGTCCCGCCCCACACCTGGGTCGCGCGTGTACTCGCAGCCCTGGGCGAGCGCGGACTCCTCGAGCGCTTCGACGGCGTGCTGGTCGGCCGCCCGGCGGCGCGCTCGCACCTCGAGGACCGGCCGCCGGCGGAACGCGAGGCCTACCGGGCGGACCAGCGGGAGGCCATCCGGACCGTCCTCGAGCGCTTCAACCCCGACGCGCCGGTCGTCTTCGATCTCGACTTCGGGCACACGTGGCCGACGACACCGATCCCGATCGGCGGCCGCGTCGAGATCGATCCGGGGACCGAGACGATCCGATTCGAGTAA
- a CDS encoding glycine zipper 2TM domain-containing protein, translated as MKSRIKRVLLRARYAAIGAAVGAAIGSVFSRNAASTGGAIGAMVGATVADTRDTATTFLEEATETDLNPLSDGDAEN; from the coding sequence ATGAAGTCTCGTATCAAACGCGTTCTGCTCCGGGCCCGGTACGCTGCGATCGGTGCAGCGGTCGGCGCCGCGATCGGATCGGTCTTCAGTCGAAACGCCGCGAGTACCGGCGGTGCGATCGGTGCCATGGTCGGCGCGACGGTCGCGGACACCCGCGACACCGCGACGACGTTCCTCGAGGAGGCCACGGAGACGGACCTCAACCCGCTCTCCGACGGCGACGCCGAGAACTGA